TGCTCTGCAACCCAAACGGCGGGATAAAGGACGATATAGTCCTGTTCAAGCTTGATGAAGGCTCGTTCATGATGATCGTTAACGCCGCGAATAGGGGCAAGGATTTCTCATGGCTCGTTGAGAACTCGAGGGGATTCGACGTCTCCCTATCCGATATCTCCGAGGCGGTAGCCCTCTTCGCGGTGCAGGGCCCCAAGGCGCGCGATGCCCTCCAGAGGATCTCGCAGGGCGCAGATCTTCGCGGGATCCCGAGGTTCTGTTTCGTTAAGGCGGAGATAGGGGGGTTGGGCTGTTTGATCTCCGTGACGGGATATACCGGCGAGGATGGCTTGGAGGTCTTCGTCCCAAGCGCCAATCGCGGGCCGAGCGCATTGGGGATATGGAGGGCGATCCTCGAAGCCGGATCGGAGTTCGGGATAAAGCCCTGCGGCCTAGGCGCAAGGGACGTCCTGAGGCTCGAAGCGGGCCTATGCCTATATGGCAACGATATAGATGAGCATACGAACCCACTTGAGGCGGGATTGGCGTTCGCGGTCAAGATGGGGAAGGGGGATTTCATCGGCAGGGATGCCTTGGAGGCCGTTGCGAGGGAGGGGCCCAAGAGGGAGAGGGTTGGCATAGTGCTCGAGGATGAGGGGATCCCGAGGCGGGGATTCGAGATATCGAGGGGCGGGGAGAGGATAGGGGAGGTGACCAGTGGGACCTATTCCCCGACCCTGAGAAAGGGGATCGCGATGGGCTATATAAGGGCGGGCTCCGCGGCCTTTGGGGACGCCGTCGAGATATCCATAAGGGGGAGGCGCGCCAAGGGCTTCATCTCTCGGTTCCCATTGGTCAAATGCTATTGGGGTTCGGAGGAGGCAAAGGAGGAGGAGAGGGGCAGGAGGGCGAGCTTCGTATATAGGGGCGTGGCCTTTCCGTAAAATGGCACGAATCCCGCGGGATCGGATCGATGAGGATAGAAACGACTTCCAGGCTATATCAGTTCCGAAGGTTCGTCATAACTAGCACATGCCAATCCTTCATACCAGAGGAATACTTGCGCGACGAGAGCGTATTCCCGGAGAGGCCCGGGAAGGAGGGGAGGATCTACGTGGAGGCAGGGGATAAGGTCCTCTTGGGGAGGGTGGGGGAGATGGAGTTCGTGAGGGCGACTAACGTATTGGGCATTATCTATAACTCCAAGAGCGGGAGGACGAGCCTAAGGTGGAGGCAGATAAGGGGAGATCTCGGCAAGGTCACAGGGGAGGCCAGCGCCAATTCCCTCGTCAACCTATATGCATCGGGGGTGCTGGGGCGGGATTTCTTGGAATCCCTCAAGGGATCGGGCAGGAGGGAAACTTAATAACCCGGCCGGATCGGATGGGGAGCCGGCCGCGAAGCGGCTCGGCGCCGGGGTGGCAGAGCGGCTAATCCATTTGGGGCCATTGCGCCGGACTCGAGATCCGCCCGCGAGGGATCCGGTTCTCCCTTGGGGAGAGCAGGGGTTCAAGTCCCCTCCCCGGCGCCACATGAGGTCATCTGGAGGCCGTTAGATCGGCCATATCCACACTGATCTCGCACATCCTAGTCAGCGAGCTCAGGAGCCCGAAGATCGCCTCGGCCTCGGCCGGCCCCTTTAAGAGCGATTTCCCAAGCCGGATCAACTCCCCCTCCATCTCCGGCTTGGAATGGTGGATCCTCGAGGCCAATTCCAAATCCCCGGATAGGACCGCCTCGAAGGCACCCTTGAAGGCCTCGTGGATCCTCCGCCCAGCCTCCGCCATGGCCGCGGCTTGTTCGCCGTTAAGCCTCACAGCCGAGCCCTTCGCCAGCACCGCTATCGCCACTGCGCAATCGGCCGCCGCCTCTATATACGTGGCCAAGAGCCTATAATCCATGCACTCCTTCGGGCTCGGGAAGTCGGGCCTCCTCGGCTTGCCCTCTGATAGTGCGGCCCTCAGGGCCCTAACCAATAGGAAGTAGAGCCTATCGACCTCCTCATCCCTCTCCACCACGGTGGAGGCCAATTCCACATCCCCCTCGATCATCGATCTGAGGGAGTCCGCTTGCATCGAGGCGGCCACCGAATGCAACCGCCTCAATATTTTCCCCGGGTTCAGGAGCTCGGGCTCTATGACGCATTGTATAACTATGTTCTTGGAATCCTCCTCCAATATCTCCATCCCTATGAGCGTCTTCAAAGCCGCCTTTATCCTCTCCCTGGCCTTGGAATCTATCACGGAGTCGGATCTTATGCGTATCAAATCGTAGCCCGATAGGTATTTCTCCACTATCTCCCTCCCGATTAATGGAGATGGATGGATCATGGCCTCCCTAAGGGCCCCCTCAGCCTCCTCGCCCCGCCATGGCTCCATCGATATGCGGCCGCCCTCGTTGACCAGCCTAACGGCCGAGCCCTTGGAAAGGCCGAGCCCCGAGGCCCATTCCTTCGGTATGGTTATAAAGAAGGTCCCATCCGGGGTCTTCTGAATCCTCCTTATCTCCATGCCGTCCCAATCGCCCAATCCGGCGCCTCCAAGATAAACGCTTGCCCGAAATCATTTATATTCGGCCTCGCTCGTTGGGCGAGCGGGTTGTCGTATCCGGATGGGCTCAGGAGGGCGCTCTCGAGGGCCCTCATGGCCGGCCTCCAAATAGATGCAAAGGCCATGGAGGCCCTGAGGAGCCTCAGCCCCGCCGATGCCGAATCCGCAATCGAGGCGATCATACCAGAGGCGAAGGCCTCCGGGGATTTCGTGATAAGATTGGAGGCGATCCAGAGGATCCTCTCCTCAAGGGGGATGGCGGGCCCAAGGGCTGAGGGCGCCCCCACAGGGAAGGCGGCGCTGCCCCATCCGGCCAAGGATTACGAAGCGGATATAAGGGTCCTTAAGGGCTTGGATATAGCCCAACCCCAAGGGGGCGGGCCGGAGGATTTCTCCTCGCTCTTCAGATCGAGGTTCGATGCCCTCTCGAAGATCCTGAGGAGGAGGGTGGATGCAAGGGATGCCATTGGGATCGCGGAGGCCTTGGAGGCGAAGAAGGGGGATCCGGTGAAGTTCATAGCGATGGTTTATGAAAGGGCGGAGAGGGAGAGGGGCTTAGTGATATCGGTCGAGGATCCGGAGGCCAGCGCCGCCGTGCTGATCCCGAAGGACAGGAGGGAGCTCTTCGATCTGGCCATGGCGATTCCATTGGATCAGGTCGTATGCATATCCGGCAAGCGCGGGGCCGGCGACCTCTTCATAGCTGAGGAGATCCTCCTGCCCGATGTCCCCGATAGGAGGGTTGAGCCTCCAGGGATCCCATTGAGCGCGGTCCTTTTATCGGACCTCCACGTGGGCAGCAGGACCTTCATGGAGGGGCCCTTCAAGAGGTTCTTGGCTTGGCTGAGGGGCGATCTGGGCGGGGGGGATTTGAGAGCCCTCGCGAGGGCCGTTAAATACGTCATAATCGCCGGGGATATCGTCGATGGCGTGGGCGTATACCCGGATCACGAAAGGGATTTGGCCGTACCGGATTTGTACAAGCAATACGAAAGGGCGGCCGAGCTCCTTGAGGGGATACCGGATTACGTGGAGTTGATAATCGTTCCCGGGAACCACGACCCGGTTCGGCAGGCGCTCCCGCAGCCCCCGATCCCGAGGGATTACGCGGAGCCCCTCCTCGAGGCTAGGCCGGTGATGAACCTTGGGAACCCAGCGGAGCTCTCGATTCACGGGCTCCGCTTCCTAGTTTACCACGGGAGAAGCTTGGACGATTTGATGGCCTCGGCCCCGGGCCCGGAGGGGAGGAAGCCGGAGGCCGGGATGGAGCTATTGCTCAGGTGCAGGCACCTTTCGCCCCAATATGGGGGCAAAACGCCCATCGCGCCGATCCGGGAGGATGCGCTGGTCATAGGGGAGCCACCGGACGTCTTCCAAGCGGGCCACGTCCACATATTCGGGCTCGGGTCCTATAGGGGGACGAGGCTCGTGAATTGCGGGGCTTGGCAATCCCAAACCGATTATCAAAGGCGGATGGGGCTGGAGCCGACCCCTTGCATAGCGCCCATACTCAGCTTCGCCGATTTCAACCTCCAGAGGATCGATTTCTCCTCCGAGGCTCTGGAGCTCATCTGAACCCTTCTAATTAAAAATGAGTAGAAACTCATAAATAATAGAAAGCTCCCCGTCATTGAGATTGGCAATGACCGGCAAAGGTGAGGCGCCCAAGGGGCTTAGGGCGGGCGCCTTGGGGGCCAAGGAGAGCCTGCTAATATGCGTTGGGGGCATGATCGGCATAGCCATATTCACGCTCCCATCCACTACGTTCGCCCTTTGCGGCCCCTCCGCCGTCCTAGCTTGGGCATTGGCGGGCGCCTTGATGCTCATAATAGGCCTCACCATAGCTGAGCTCGCATCGGCCTTCCCGAGGGCTGGGGGGGTCTCTCGCTATCCTCGGGAGGCCTTGGGGCATAGGGGGGCATTGGGAGGTCTCCTAGCCTTCTTATCCGGCTGGATCTATTGGTTCACCTTCGGGGTCCTCGCCAACGTCATAGGGGCCATGTTCATCGGCCAATATCTCTCGATGCTCCTCCCCTCGATAGCGCCACATCCCACCGCAATGGCCCTTGCCGCCTTGGCGCTGGTATTCGCGCTGAACCTATTGGGGATTAGGATCGCTGGGATCGCCAACGCCATCCTAACGGCCGCATTGATATCGATAATGATCCTCTACTCGGTCATCGCCCTGCCCAAGGCTGACCTCAGCCTCTTCAGGCCCTTCCTCTCCGGCCAGCTGGGCCTCAGGGGATTCCTCATAAGCATAACGGTGGCTTGGTTGGGATATACGGCTTGGATGGCGATAACCTCGGTGGCGGAGGAGGTGAGGGATCCCCAAAGGACCGTGCCAAGGGCCATATCGGCATCGATAACGATCGTGGCGATCCTCTACCTATCCGCCCTCCTTGCCACGATCGGCAATGTGGGATGGATGGAACTGACCATGGGCAATCCCGAGGGCTATTATGCGCCTTTCGCCCTAGCCGCAGCGGCCTTGGGCCTTGATTGGCTTAGGGGCTTGATCTATCTCGCGGGCCTCTTGGCCATATCCACGACGATGCTGGTCCTGTTGATGGATAGCAGCAGGGTCCTTTACGCGATGGCCAAGGATGGGGCGCTGCCGAGGGCCTTGGCAGCGACGAGCCGCCGGTTCGGGACCCCTTGGGCCTCGTTGGTCTTCCTATCGGCCGCATCGGCCATGTTGCTGATCCAGCCGCCATCGCTGATCTATTACCTGATCCAAATGGGCGGGGCCAACTTCGGCCTCGTGATAACGATGAATTGCGCATGCGCCCTTTACCTGAAGCTTTTTCGTAAGGGGGCGTATAATCCCCGCTATAGGGCGCCGGGGGGGCCGGCCCTGCCGGCCATCTCGATCGCCCTGATGGCTTTGGCGATGAGCCAATACGATATGGAGGTTTATAGGCTGGCCCTCGGATGGATCGGGATCGGAGCGGCCGCTTACGCGCTTCGGAGGGCCCTCGGCCATTGATCGGCCGATTCGCGCTCGAGCGGCTATGGGGCCGAATAGATCTCGCCTTCGTAATCGAACTCCCTAAGCCTCAAGTGGGGGCCTACCTTGGCCCCGAACAAAACGCATCCGGCATCGATCCGAACGTCATCGCCCACGACCGATAGTGAATGTATCCTCGTCGGCTTGCTGGGGGAAGAATCTATGGTAACATGCCTCCCTATTATGCTCCCGTTTATGTTCGCGCCCTC
This region of Candidatus Bathyarchaeia archaeon genomic DNA includes:
- the gcvT gene encoding glycine cleavage system aminomethyltransferase GcvT, whose product is MSPQEPIGAHASEGPHLRRTAVYEYHREFGKLTEFAGFEMPLWYSGIVSECLAVRSGVGIFDVSHMGRILIRGRDAEAFLDRVSTNDVQSLKPSKAHYSLLCNPNGGIKDDIVLFKLDEGSFMMIVNAANRGKDFSWLVENSRGFDVSLSDISEAVALFAVQGPKARDALQRISQGADLRGIPRFCFVKAEIGGLGCLISVTGYTGEDGLEVFVPSANRGPSALGIWRAILEAGSEFGIKPCGLGARDVLRLEAGLCLYGNDIDEHTNPLEAGLAFAVKMGKGDFIGRDALEAVAREGPKRERVGIVLEDEGIPRRGFEISRGGERIGEVTSGTYSPTLRKGIAMGYIRAGSAAFGDAVEISIRGRRAKGFISRFPLVKCYWGSEEAKEEERGRRASFVYRGVAFP
- a CDS encoding DNA-directed DNA polymerase II small subunit: MSYPDGLRRALSRALMAGLQIDAKAMEALRSLSPADAESAIEAIIPEAKASGDFVIRLEAIQRILSSRGMAGPRAEGAPTGKAALPHPAKDYEADIRVLKGLDIAQPQGGGPEDFSSLFRSRFDALSKILRRRVDARDAIGIAEALEAKKGDPVKFIAMVYERAERERGLVISVEDPEASAAVLIPKDRRELFDLAMAIPLDQVVCISGKRGAGDLFIAEEILLPDVPDRRVEPPGIPLSAVLLSDLHVGSRTFMEGPFKRFLAWLRGDLGGGDLRALARAVKYVIIAGDIVDGVGVYPDHERDLAVPDLYKQYERAAELLEGIPDYVELIIVPGNHDPVRQALPQPPIPRDYAEPLLEARPVMNLGNPAELSIHGLRFLVYHGRSLDDLMASAPGPEGRKPEAGMELLLRCRHLSPQYGGKTPIAPIREDALVIGEPPDVFQAGHVHIFGLGSYRGTRLVNCGAWQSQTDYQRRMGLEPTPCIAPILSFADFNLQRIDFSSEALELI
- a CDS encoding phosphate uptake regulator PhoU, yielding MGDWDGMEIRRIQKTPDGTFFITIPKEWASGLGLSKGSAVRLVNEGGRISMEPWRGEEAEGALREAMIHPSPLIGREIVEKYLSGYDLIRIRSDSVIDSKARERIKAALKTLIGMEILEEDSKNIVIQCVIEPELLNPGKILRRLHSVAASMQADSLRSMIEGDVELASTVVERDEEVDRLYFLLVRALRAALSEGKPRRPDFPSPKECMDYRLLATYIEAAADCAVAIAVLAKGSAVRLNGEQAAAMAEAGRRIHEAFKGAFEAVLSGDLELASRIHHSKPEMEGELIRLGKSLLKGPAEAEAIFGLLSSLTRMCEISVDMADLTASR
- a CDS encoding APC family permease; translation: MTGKGEAPKGLRAGALGAKESLLICVGGMIGIAIFTLPSTTFALCGPSAVLAWALAGALMLIIGLTIAELASAFPRAGGVSRYPREALGHRGALGGLLAFLSGWIYWFTFGVLANVIGAMFIGQYLSMLLPSIAPHPTAMALAALALVFALNLLGIRIAGIANAILTAALISIMILYSVIALPKADLSLFRPFLSGQLGLRGFLISITVAWLGYTAWMAITSVAEEVRDPQRTVPRAISASITIVAILYLSALLATIGNVGWMELTMGNPEGYYAPFALAAAALGLDWLRGLIYLAGLLAISTTMLVLLMDSSRVLYAMAKDGALPRALAATSRRFGTPWASLVFLSAASAMLLIQPPSLIYYLIQMGGANFGLVITMNCACALYLKLFRKGAYNPRYRAPGGPALPAISIALMALAMSQYDMEVYRLALGWIGIGAAAYALRRALGH